One part of the Mariniblastus fucicola genome encodes these proteins:
- a CDS encoding LabA-like NYN domain-containing protein, producing MNKIAILVDVQNIYYTTRQAFSRKFNYRAFWSTVTEGREVIAAYAYAIESRDGGKQFGFQQILRDIGFEVKLKPYIQRSDGSAKGDWDVGITLDMVELAEQVDTVVLASGDGDFDLALQRIRQRFDVTAEVYGVEQLTAGTLIRSATRYVPIEDDLLMPQ from the coding sequence ATGAATAAAATCGCGATACTTGTTGACGTCCAAAACATCTATTACACGACACGGCAGGCGTTCAGCCGCAAGTTCAACTATCGTGCGTTCTGGTCCACCGTTACGGAAGGCCGTGAAGTGATTGCCGCATACGCTTACGCGATTGAGAGCCGTGACGGCGGAAAACAGTTCGGCTTTCAACAAATCCTCCGCGACATTGGTTTCGAAGTGAAACTCAAGCCCTACATTCAGCGTAGCGACGGAAGTGCGAAAGGCGATTGGGACGTTGGGATCACGTTGGACATGGTCGAATTGGCGGAGCAAGTCGACACCGTTGTACTTGCATCGGGCGACGGCGACTTTGATCTGGCATTGCAGCGAATCAGACAGCGTTTCGACGTGACGGCCGAAGTCTATGGCGTCGAACAGTTGACGGCGGGAACTCTGATTCGATCGGCGACCCGGTACGTGCCAATTGAAGATGATTTGTTGATGCCGCAATAG